A window of Marinobacter halotolerans genomic DNA:
ATACGGGGGCTGTGCTTTACGAGTCAGCGGATATCGTCGCCTATCTGTTCAAGACCTATGCAAACCGGCCGGTGCCGAAATACTATCGTTCGAAAGTTCATCAGAGTGTGCTGGGTTCAATCGCTTCGGCGGTCAGTGCCATGCGGGGACAGCGGGCCCACCCGGCGAAGGCGGTAGGGCAGCCGCTACACCTGTGGAGCTTTGAGGGCAGCCCCTATTCCCGCCTGGTGCGGGAACGGCTTTGTGAGCTGGAAATTCCCTATACTTTGCATAATCTAGGCAAAGAACACTGGACCGAGGTGGGGCCGGCAAGGCAGCGGATAAAGCCGGGGCCCTATACGCCGGTGCCAGGGGGCAAGCGGGATGAGTTTTTCCAGGTACACAAGCGGGTGCAGGTGCCTTATCTGGAAGACCCCAACACCGGGGAAAAGCTTTTCGAGTCGGCCAGGATTCTGGAGTACCTGAATTCCCGCTACGGGAACTGATT
This region includes:
- a CDS encoding glutathione S-transferase N-terminal domain-containing protein encodes the protein MIKAITHNLNVLGSVTTSSLTAWRGCLVVRPVAQPEKPLVLYDMEACPYCRRVREALTALHLDVEIRPCPKGGRKFRSEAEALGGKQQVPLLSDENTGAVLYESADIVAYLFKTYANRPVPKYYRSKVHQSVLGSIASAVSAMRGQRAHPAKAVGQPLHLWSFEGSPYSRLVRERLCELEIPYTLHNLGKEHWTEVGPARQRIKPGPYTPVPGGKRDEFFQVHKRVQVPYLEDPNTGEKLFESARILEYLNSRYGN